From Pectobacterium carotovorum, one genomic window encodes:
- the rapZ gene encoding RNase adapter RapZ → MVLMIVSGRSGSGKSVALRALEDMGFYCVDNLPVVLLPELANTLAARNISAAVSIDVRNMPESPEIFEHAMEQLPPSFSPQLLFLDADRNTLIRRYSDTRRLHPLSSKNLSLESAIDEESDLLEPLRSRADLIIDTSEMSVHELAEMLRTRLLGKRERELTMVFESFGFKHGIPIDADYVFDVRFLPNPHWDPKLRPMTGLDKPVASFLDRHTEVHNFIYQTRSYLELWLPMLETNNRSYLTVAIGCTGGKHRSVYVAEQLADYFRSRGKNVQSRHRTLEKRKPS, encoded by the coding sequence ATGGTGCTGATGATTGTCAGTGGTCGCTCAGGTTCAGGGAAATCTGTCGCCCTGCGCGCACTGGAAGATATGGGGTTCTACTGCGTAGATAACCTGCCTGTGGTTCTACTGCCGGAGCTGGCTAATACGCTTGCGGCACGTAACATTTCCGCAGCAGTCAGTATTGACGTGCGCAATATGCCGGAATCGCCAGAGATCTTCGAGCATGCCATGGAGCAACTGCCACCCAGCTTCTCGCCTCAATTGCTGTTTCTGGATGCCGATCGTAATACGTTGATCCGCCGCTATAGCGATACCCGTCGCCTGCATCCGCTCTCCAGCAAGAATCTGTCGCTGGAAAGCGCCATTGATGAAGAAAGCGATCTGCTGGAGCCGCTGCGTTCACGCGCTGACCTGATTATCGATACCTCCGAGATGTCGGTACATGAGCTGGCCGAGATGCTGCGTACCCGTCTGCTCGGCAAGCGGGAGCGTGAACTTACGATGGTGTTTGAATCGTTCGGCTTCAAGCACGGTATCCCCATCGATGCGGATTACGTCTTTGACGTACGTTTCTTGCCGAACCCGCACTGGGATCCGAAACTGCGCCCGATGACCGGTCTGGATAAGCCCGTTGCGTCCTTCCTCGACAGGCATACCGAAGTCCACAATTTCATCTACCAGACCCGCAGCTATCTGGAACTGTGGCTACCGATGCTGGAAACCAATAATCGCAGCTATCTGACTGTCGCTATTGGCTGTACCGGCGGTAAACACCGTTCCGTCTACGTCGCCGAGCAGTTGGCAGACTACTTCCGCTCACGCGGTAAGAACGTCCAGTCACGCCATCGTACGCTGGAAAAGCGTAAACCTTCGTAA
- the rnk gene encoding nucleoside diphosphate kinase regulator, whose amino-acid sequence MTKPNLTISELDAERLDMLLEQPAFADSDIAQALNEELDRAEILPSASIPSHVVTMNSRVRFRDLNTNEEHIRTLVYPAAVKDSQEPLSVMAPLGAALLGMHVGNSITWQLPNGEETRIEVLELLYQPEAAGEYHR is encoded by the coding sequence ATGACGAAGCCTAACCTGACAATCAGTGAATTGGATGCAGAACGTCTGGATATGTTATTGGAGCAGCCCGCCTTTGCGGACAGCGATATCGCACAGGCGTTGAATGAGGAGCTGGATCGGGCGGAAATTCTGCCTTCGGCATCGATTCCCTCACATGTCGTCACCATGAATAGTCGGGTGCGTTTCCGCGATCTGAATACCAACGAAGAGCACATCCGCACGCTGGTTTATCCGGCCGCGGTGAAGGACAGTCAAGAACCGCTGTCGGTGATGGCTCCGCTGGGCGCGGCACTATTGGGAATGCATGTGGGAAATTCGATCACCTGGCAGTTGCCAAACGGTGAAGAAACGCGAATTGAAGTACTAGAACTACTCTATCAGCCTGAAGCCGCAGGCGAGTACCACCGCTAA
- the pmbA gene encoding metalloprotease PmbA, producing the protein MTITTQVAEQRKALELAVAQALELARAGSDAAEVAVTKTTGISVSTRYGDVENVEFNSDGALGITVYHQQRKGSASSTDLSPDAIARTVQAALDIARYTSVDPFAGPADRDLLAFDAPDLDLFHPTELDADRGIELAARAEQAALQADKRITNTEGGSFNSHYGVKVFGNSHGLLKSYCSSRHSMSSCVIAEVNGDMERDYAYTVGRALDDLRSPEWVGEECARRTLSRLSPRKLPTMQAPVMFSAEVATGLFGHLVGAISGGSVYRKSTFLLDKLGQQILPEWLTIEEQPHLLKGLASTPFDSEGVRTQAREIVKAGVLQTWLMTSYSARKLGMKSTGHAGGIHNWRIAGQGLDFNGVLKQMGKGLLVTELMGQGVSGVTGDYSRGASGFWVENGEIQYPVSEITIAGNLKDMLRNIVTVGSDIETRSNIQCGSVLLPDMKIAGE; encoded by the coding sequence ATGACGATAACTACTCAGGTTGCAGAGCAGCGTAAAGCGCTGGAGCTCGCGGTGGCTCAGGCGCTGGAACTGGCGCGTGCCGGTTCTGATGCGGCAGAAGTCGCGGTGACAAAAACGACAGGCATTAGCGTCAGTACCCGCTATGGTGACGTTGAAAATGTTGAATTCAATAGCGATGGCGCGTTGGGCATCACGGTTTATCATCAGCAGCGTAAAGGCAGCGCATCGTCTACCGATCTCAGCCCGGATGCGATAGCGCGCACTGTACAGGCCGCGCTGGATATTGCGCGCTATACCTCTGTCGATCCTTTTGCTGGTCCGGCGGATCGGGATCTTTTGGCGTTTGACGCGCCGGATCTGGATCTGTTCCATCCGACCGAGCTGGATGCGGATCGCGGCATCGAGTTAGCCGCTCGCGCAGAACAGGCCGCATTACAGGCTGATAAGCGTATCACCAACACTGAAGGTGGCAGCTTTAACAGCCACTATGGCGTTAAGGTGTTCGGCAATAGCCACGGCCTGCTGAAAAGCTACTGTTCCAGCCGTCATTCCATGTCCAGCTGTGTGATTGCCGAAGTGAATGGCGATATGGAGCGGGATTATGCCTACACCGTCGGCCGTGCGCTGGATGATTTGCGCAGCCCGGAATGGGTCGGCGAAGAGTGCGCGCGCCGCACGTTATCCCGTCTGTCACCGCGTAAGCTGCCAACCATGCAGGCACCGGTGATGTTTTCTGCGGAAGTGGCGACCGGCCTGTTTGGCCATTTGGTTGGTGCGATCAGTGGCGGCAGTGTTTATCGTAAATCGACCTTCCTGCTGGATAAACTGGGTCAGCAGATTCTGCCGGAGTGGCTGACGATTGAGGAACAGCCGCACTTGCTCAAAGGGCTGGCTTCTACGCCGTTCGACAGCGAAGGCGTACGGACGCAGGCGCGTGAAATTGTGAAAGCAGGGGTGTTGCAGACCTGGCTGATGACGAGCTATTCCGCACGTAAATTGGGGATGAAGAGCACCGGTCATGCGGGTGGTATTCATAACTGGCGTATTGCCGGACAAGGCCTGGATTTCAACGGCGTGCTGAAACAGATGGGCAAAGGCCTGTTGGTGACCGAATTGATGGGGCAGGGTGTGAGCGGTGTGACGGGGGATTATTCCCGTGGGGCATCCGGCTTCTGGGTCGAAAACGGCGAAATTCAGTATCCGGTCAGCGAGATTACGATTGCGGGCAACCTGAAAGACATGCTGCGCAATATTGTGACGGTGGGGAGTGATATCGAAACCCGAAGCAATATCCAGTGTGGTTCTGTGCTGCTGCCTGACATGAAGATCGCTGGGGAATAA
- the aaeB gene encoding p-hydroxybenzoic acid efflux pump subunit AaeB gives MKTPSLTGPVFFTTPKFARLRFAFKLSFAIVLSLFLGFHLQLETPRWSVLTAAIVAAGPAFAAGGEPFSGAIRHRGMLRVVGTFIGCIGALIIIIATVRAPVVMLMLCCIWAGLCTWVSSLVKVENAYVFGLAGYTALIIIVSTQGTPLLTPQFAVERCSEIVLGIVCAILADLLFSPRSIKQDVDRSIGELLVDQYRLLQLSMSGVEKEAIDAAWHALVRKTTALNGMHSSLMLESSRWQNSNRRLTSLHTQSLTMITQACETYLMLQDAPTPVKSSLKLVLEQPVESFRDVHCRVKALRHLIAADSRDVPPTLVSWVGAATRYLLLAKGVQTNGRITTIEADVLNSDVEIKAPSAETHHAMINGLRTGVATALGCLFWLSTGWTSGSVCMVMIAVVTSLAMRLPNPQMMAKDFLFGTIYALPLGALMFMFIMPSTQQSMLLLCLSLGAMAFFLGIEVQKRRLGSLGALASTINILVLDNPMTFHISQFLDSAIGQIIGCFLALMVILLIRDNTKAHTGRTLLNRFVYGAVSALTTNTARRKENHLPALYQQLFLLLNRFPDDIAKYRLALWLIIMHQRLRTLDIPQNAALSAFHRQIRATAEQVILARRDSTRSRYFTQLLDELERYQQMLMEQQLPPSVTAPVGRLTGILRDYQHALSN, from the coding sequence ATGAAAACGCCGTCGCTGACAGGCCCCGTGTTCTTTACGACACCGAAGTTTGCGCGCTTGCGCTTTGCTTTTAAACTGAGCTTTGCGATTGTGCTGTCCCTGTTTCTGGGGTTCCACCTTCAGTTGGAAACCCCGCGTTGGTCGGTGCTGACAGCGGCGATTGTTGCTGCCGGCCCAGCATTTGCCGCAGGCGGTGAGCCATTTTCCGGCGCAATTCGCCATCGTGGCATGCTGCGCGTCGTTGGCACGTTTATCGGCTGTATCGGTGCACTTATCATCATTATCGCCACTGTTCGCGCACCGGTGGTGATGCTGATGCTGTGCTGTATTTGGGCTGGCCTCTGTACCTGGGTTTCCTCGCTGGTTAAAGTCGAAAACGCTTATGTGTTCGGGCTGGCGGGCTATACCGCGTTGATTATTATCGTGTCGACGCAGGGAACGCCGCTGCTGACGCCGCAGTTTGCCGTGGAGCGCTGTAGCGAGATTGTGCTGGGCATCGTCTGTGCCATTCTGGCGGATTTACTGTTCTCGCCGCGTTCGATCAAACAGGATGTTGACCGCAGTATTGGTGAGCTGCTGGTGGATCAATATCGGCTACTGCAACTCAGCATGAGCGGTGTGGAGAAAGAAGCCATCGATGCGGCATGGCACGCGCTGGTACGTAAAACGACGGCGCTAAACGGCATGCACAGCAGCCTGATGCTGGAATCCTCGCGCTGGCAGAACAGTAATCGCCGCTTAACGTCGCTGCATACGCAATCGCTCACGATGATTACACAGGCGTGTGAAACCTACCTGATGTTGCAGGATGCTCCAACTCCCGTAAAAAGCAGCCTGAAACTGGTGTTGGAGCAGCCCGTTGAGTCATTCCGCGATGTCCATTGCCGTGTGAAAGCATTGCGCCACCTGATTGCTGCTGACAGTCGCGATGTGCCGCCTACATTGGTTAGCTGGGTGGGGGCTGCGACGCGCTATCTGCTGTTGGCGAAAGGGGTGCAGACCAACGGGCGTATCACGACGATTGAAGCCGACGTGCTGAACAGCGATGTGGAAATTAAAGCGCCGTCAGCCGAAACCCATCATGCCATGATCAACGGTTTACGCACCGGCGTGGCGACTGCGCTGGGCTGCCTGTTCTGGCTGAGCACCGGCTGGACCTCTGGCAGCGTATGTATGGTGATGATTGCGGTGGTGACGTCACTTGCCATGCGTTTGCCCAATCCACAGATGATGGCGAAGGATTTTCTTTTCGGGACGATCTACGCGCTGCCGCTGGGTGCGTTGATGTTCATGTTTATTATGCCGTCAACGCAGCAAAGTATGCTGCTGCTGTGCCTGAGCCTGGGAGCGATGGCTTTCTTTCTCGGAATTGAAGTACAAAAGCGTCGGCTTGGTTCGCTGGGCGCATTAGCCAGTACGATCAATATCCTGGTGCTGGATAACCCGATGACGTTCCACATCAGCCAGTTTCTGGACAGTGCGATCGGCCAGATCATCGGCTGTTTTCTGGCGTTGATGGTGATCCTGCTGATCCGGGATAACACCAAGGCGCACACGGGGAGAACGTTGCTCAACCGCTTTGTGTATGGCGCGGTCTCAGCGCTGACGACCAACACGGCGCGCCGCAAGGAAAACCACCTGCCTGCGCTGTATCAACAGCTGTTCCTGCTGCTGAACCGCTTCCCTGACGATATTGCCAAGTATCGCCTCGCACTGTGGCTGATCATCATGCACCAGCGCCTGAGAACGCTGGATATTCCGCAAAATGCGGCGCTCTCTGCCTTTCATCGCCAGATTCGTGCGACGGCAGAACAGGTGATTTTGGCTCGACGTGATAGCACGCGTAGTCGCTATTTCACGCAGTTGTTAGATGAACTTGAACGTTATCAGCAGATGCTGATGGAACAGCAACTTCCCCCGAGCGTGACGGCACCTGTAGGACGATTGACCGGGATCCTGCGTGATTATCAGCATGCGCTGAGCAACTAA
- the yjgA gene encoding ribosome biogenesis factor YjgA translates to MKQKYEDWLNDVPDNQEDDEDDEIIWVSKSEIKRDAEALKDLGAELVDLGKNALEKIPLDDDLRAAVELAQRIKKEGRRRQLQLIGKMLRARDPEPIQTALDKLNNRHNQQVALFHKLEQLRDRLIEEGDDVVPDILALYPHADRQQLRSLVRNAQKEKAANKPPKSARQIFQYLRELAETTD, encoded by the coding sequence ATGAAGCAAAAGTACGAAGACTGGCTGAATGACGTCCCAGATAACCAAGAAGACGACGAAGATGATGAAATTATCTGGGTCAGCAAAAGTGAAATAAAGCGCGATGCCGAAGCGCTGAAAGATCTTGGTGCGGAACTGGTCGACCTGGGCAAGAATGCCCTGGAGAAGATCCCGTTGGATGACGATCTGCGTGCGGCGGTGGAACTGGCGCAGCGGATCAAGAAAGAAGGCCGTCGCCGTCAGCTACAGCTGATTGGTAAAATGCTGCGCGCCCGCGATCCCGAGCCGATCCAAACCGCGCTGGATAAGCTGAACAACCGTCATAATCAGCAGGTGGCGTTATTCCACAAGCTGGAACAGCTGCGCGACCGTCTGATTGAAGAGGGAGACGATGTGGTCCCCGATATTCTGGCGCTATATCCCCACGCTGACCGTCAGCAGCTGCGTTCTCTGGTGCGCAATGCCCAGAAAGAGAAAGCGGCAAACAAACCGCCGAAATCAGCACGCCAGATCTTCCAATATCTGCGCGAACTGGCTGAAACCACAGACTAA
- the npr gene encoding PTS phosphocarrier protein NPr, translating to MTVRQTVEIKNKLGMHARPAMKLFELVQSFDAEVILRNDSGTEAEASSVIAMLMLDSAKGRLIEVEATGPDEEQALAAVIGLFEAGFDED from the coding sequence ATGACAGTCCGGCAAACGGTTGAAATCAAAAACAAGCTGGGTATGCACGCTCGCCCAGCCATGAAGTTGTTCGAACTGGTGCAGAGCTTTGATGCGGAAGTCATACTGCGCAATGACAGCGGCACCGAAGCCGAAGCCAGTAGCGTGATTGCCATGCTGATGCTGGACTCCGCCAAAGGGCGACTCATCGAAGTAGAAGCCACTGGCCCAGATGAAGAACAGGCACTTGCCGCCGTCATCGGGCTGTTCGAAGCCGGGTTCGACGAAGACTAG
- a CDS encoding NAD-dependent succinate-semialdehyde dehydrogenase, with amino-acid sequence MSGQNLQDHELFKTGYFAAGKWQQSGTTFEVVNPATGESIASVAKAGKKETQAAIDAAYAAFPAWKRKTAKERSEILYRWYELILENKRYLAELMTAEQGKPVQEAEGEVVYAANFIQWFAEQGKRANGEIIPPAKPGSKIYATSEPVGVVVAITPWNFPLAMLTRKLGPALAAGCTGVIKPANNTPLSAFALLALAQQAGVPDGVLNGVAGDTQAISDTVMASDKVRKISFTGSTEVGKTLVRNAADTMKKVSMELGGNAPYIVFDDADIQAAVKGAIANRFRNAGQVCVSANRFYIQDGVYDEFVSLLAEEVKKLKVGNGMDGDVVLGPLIDDAAVEKVEKHVNDAVEKGGKTLVGGKRHKLGHSFFEPTVIVDANEEMLLAQEETFGPVAPCFRFKTEEEVIERANNTPFGLAAYFYSQNLQRVFRVAEALESGMVGINECAVSTELAPFGGVKESGLGREGSVLGLDEFLEVKTWHLGGL; translated from the coding sequence ATGTCAGGACAAAATTTGCAGGATCATGAACTGTTTAAAACGGGCTACTTTGCTGCGGGGAAATGGCAGCAGAGCGGAACCACCTTCGAGGTGGTGAATCCCGCGACGGGTGAGTCTATTGCCAGCGTGGCGAAAGCGGGAAAGAAAGAGACGCAGGCGGCGATTGACGCCGCCTATGCCGCTTTTCCTGCCTGGAAGCGTAAAACCGCGAAGGAACGTTCTGAAATTCTGTATCGCTGGTACGAACTGATTCTGGAAAATAAACGCTATCTGGCGGAGTTGATGACCGCCGAGCAGGGCAAGCCCGTTCAGGAAGCCGAAGGCGAAGTTGTCTACGCGGCGAATTTCATTCAGTGGTTTGCTGAGCAGGGAAAACGGGCGAACGGTGAGATTATTCCACCCGCTAAGCCTGGATCGAAAATTTATGCCACGAGTGAACCCGTTGGGGTTGTTGTTGCCATTACACCGTGGAATTTCCCGCTGGCGATGCTGACGCGTAAGCTGGGGCCGGCGCTGGCGGCGGGGTGTACCGGCGTGATCAAGCCTGCGAACAACACGCCGCTGTCTGCGTTCGCGCTGTTGGCGCTGGCGCAGCAGGCAGGTGTGCCGGACGGTGTACTTAACGGCGTGGCGGGCGATACGCAGGCGATCAGTGATACCGTCATGGCGAGCGATAAGGTGCGTAAAATTTCCTTCACTGGTTCGACGGAAGTCGGGAAAACGCTGGTGCGCAACGCGGCTGACACCATGAAGAAAGTGTCGATGGAACTGGGCGGTAACGCGCCTTATATCGTGTTTGACGATGCGGATATTCAGGCTGCGGTGAAAGGTGCAATCGCTAACCGTTTCCGTAACGCAGGTCAGGTTTGCGTCAGCGCCAATCGGTTTTATATTCAGGACGGCGTCTACGATGAGTTTGTCTCTCTGCTCGCGGAAGAAGTGAAAAAATTGAAGGTCGGTAACGGCATGGATGGCGACGTTGTACTGGGTCCGCTGATTGATGATGCCGCCGTCGAGAAAGTGGAAAAGCACGTCAATGACGCGGTGGAAAAAGGTGGCAAGACGCTTGTTGGTGGTAAACGGCACAAGCTCGGCCACAGCTTCTTTGAGCCAACGGTGATTGTTGATGCCAACGAAGAGATGCTGCTTGCGCAGGAAGAAACGTTTGGTCCAGTCGCTCCCTGCTTCCGTTTCAAAACGGAAGAAGAGGTGATTGAACGCGCCAACAATACGCCATTTGGTCTGGCGGCTTACTTCTACAGCCAGAATTTACAGCGTGTGTTCCGCGTGGCAGAAGCGTTGGAGAGCGGTATGGTTGGTATTAACGAGTGCGCGGTTTCAACCGAATTGGCGCCGTTTGGCGGTGTGAAAGAATCGGGATTAGGTCGTGAGGGCTCGGTTCTGGGTCTGGACGAGTTTCTGGAAGTGAAAACCTGGCATCTTGGCGGGTTGTAA